In Longimicrobium sp., the following proteins share a genomic window:
- the carB gene encoding carbamoyl-phosphate synthase large subunit, translating into ANARAIRMAEDRSEFAKAMDRIGLKVPHGGFARSLDDAWRIVDDTGYPAIIRPSFTLGGTGGGIAYNREEFEEQVRHGLELSPVHEVLIDLSVIGWKEFELEVMRDGADNVVIICSIENVDAMGVHTGDSVTVAPAQTLSDVEYQKMRDAAIAIIREIGVEAGGCNVQFALNPANGEMLIVEMNPRVSRSSALASKATGYPIARIGAKLAVGYTLDELPNAITACTPASFEPVLDYVVVKFPRFAFEKFPKADATLGVQMKAVGESMAIGRTFKMAWQKAIRALEVGRGGWETSTLKEDRLDDDEAETLRRALRRPTPERYYQLKRALEAGFTVDEVAELTFIDPWFIAQLEQLVQAEREYAGLGEVDRDALQRMKKLGFSDVQLARIRGETEDAVRERRWGMKLHPVYNRVDTCAGEFPATTPYLYSTYGEENESEPSDRHTVVILGSGPIRIGQGVEFDYCCVQAALALREAGFETVMVNSNPETNSTDFDISDKLYFEPLTLEDVLEIVRLEQPEGVIVQLGGQTPLKLAQPLDRLGVPILGTPVEAIDRAEDRERFEELARSLGIRQPPNGLATSMEQAAEIAGRVGYPVLVRPSYVLGGRGMVIVYDEPQLRHYFATAASVSHERPVLIDRFLEDAFEADVDALCDGETVVIGGVMQHIEEAGIHSGDSAQVLPPYLLEDRHIEQMRESTRRFALELGVVGLINVQYAVFEGEVYVIEVNPRASRTVPFVSKATGVPLARIAARLMGGERLADFHLPEEIPVGGVAVKESVFPFNKLEGDTVLGPEMRSTGEAMGFDDSFGMAFAKAQISAGMELPSGGNVIITVNDRDKRTVTPIARRLHDMGFRIQGTGGTAKYLRQRGIPCDAIFKVNEGRPNMADHIISGSVALLINTPLGKQSQYDDYAARRAAITYKVPYITTMSAAEAAVDAISALRSRTREVRSIQERTGHLVGGGAPAGG; encoded by the coding sequence GCGCATCGTGGACGACACGGGCTATCCGGCCATCATCCGCCCGTCGTTCACCCTGGGCGGCACCGGCGGCGGGATCGCGTACAACCGCGAGGAGTTCGAGGAGCAGGTGCGCCACGGGCTGGAGCTATCGCCCGTGCACGAGGTGCTGATCGACCTGTCGGTGATCGGCTGGAAGGAGTTCGAGCTGGAGGTGATGCGCGACGGGGCCGACAACGTCGTCATCATCTGCTCCATCGAGAACGTCGATGCCATGGGCGTGCACACGGGCGACAGCGTCACCGTGGCGCCGGCGCAGACGCTGTCGGACGTGGAGTACCAGAAGATGCGCGACGCGGCCATCGCCATCATTCGCGAGATCGGCGTGGAGGCGGGCGGCTGCAACGTGCAGTTCGCGCTGAACCCCGCGAACGGCGAAATGCTGATCGTGGAGATGAACCCGCGCGTGTCGCGGTCGTCCGCGCTGGCGTCCAAGGCCACGGGCTACCCCATCGCCCGCATCGGCGCCAAGCTGGCCGTGGGCTACACGCTGGATGAACTGCCCAACGCCATCACCGCGTGCACGCCGGCGTCGTTCGAGCCGGTGCTGGACTACGTGGTCGTAAAGTTCCCGCGCTTCGCCTTCGAAAAGTTCCCCAAGGCCGACGCCACGCTGGGCGTGCAGATGAAGGCCGTCGGCGAGTCGATGGCCATCGGGCGCACCTTCAAGATGGCGTGGCAAAAGGCCATCCGCGCGCTGGAAGTGGGCCGCGGCGGCTGGGAAACCAGCACGCTCAAGGAAGACCGCCTGGACGACGACGAGGCCGAGACGCTGCGCCGCGCCCTGCGCCGCCCGACGCCCGAGCGCTACTACCAGCTCAAGCGAGCCCTGGAGGCCGGCTTCACCGTCGACGAGGTCGCGGAGCTCACCTTCATCGACCCCTGGTTCATCGCGCAGCTCGAGCAGCTGGTGCAGGCCGAGCGCGAGTACGCCGGGCTGGGCGAGGTGGACCGCGACGCGCTGCAGCGGATGAAGAAGCTGGGCTTCAGCGACGTGCAGCTGGCGCGCATCCGCGGCGAAACGGAGGACGCCGTCCGCGAGCGCCGCTGGGGGATGAAGCTGCACCCCGTCTACAACCGGGTGGATACCTGCGCGGGTGAGTTTCCCGCCACCACGCCGTACCTGTACTCGACGTACGGCGAGGAGAACGAGTCCGAGCCGTCCGACCGGCACACGGTGGTCATCCTGGGCTCCGGGCCCATCCGCATCGGCCAGGGGGTGGAGTTCGACTACTGCTGCGTGCAGGCCGCGCTGGCGCTGCGCGAGGCGGGTTTCGAGACGGTGATGGTCAACTCCAACCCGGAGACGAACTCCACCGACTTCGACATCAGCGACAAGCTGTACTTCGAGCCGCTGACGCTGGAAGACGTTCTCGAGATCGTCCGCCTGGAGCAACCCGAGGGGGTCATCGTGCAGCTGGGCGGGCAGACGCCGCTGAAGCTGGCGCAGCCGCTGGACCGGCTGGGCGTTCCCATCCTCGGCACGCCGGTGGAGGCCATCGACCGCGCGGAAGACCGGGAGCGCTTCGAGGAGCTGGCCCGCTCGCTCGGAATCCGCCAGCCGCCGAACGGCCTGGCGACCAGCATGGAGCAGGCGGCGGAGATCGCGGGGCGCGTCGGCTATCCCGTGCTCGTGCGCCCCAGCTACGTGCTGGGAGGGCGGGGGATGGTGATCGTGTACGACGAGCCGCAGCTGCGCCACTACTTTGCGACGGCCGCCAGCGTCAGCCACGAGCGCCCCGTGCTGATCGACCGCTTCCTGGAAGACGCCTTCGAAGCCGACGTCGACGCCCTGTGCGATGGCGAAACGGTGGTGATCGGCGGGGTGATGCAGCACATCGAGGAGGCCGGCATCCACTCGGGCGACAGCGCGCAGGTGCTGCCGCCGTACCTGCTCGAGGACCGCCACATCGAGCAGATGCGCGAAAGCACGCGCCGGTTCGCGCTGGAGCTGGGCGTCGTCGGATTGATCAACGTGCAGTACGCCGTCTTCGAGGGCGAGGTGTACGTGATCGAGGTGAACCCGCGCGCCTCGCGGACGGTGCCGTTCGTGAGCAAGGCCACGGGCGTGCCCCTCGCCCGCATCGCCGCGCGGCTGATGGGCGGCGAGCGGCTGGCAGACTTCCACCTGCCGGAGGAGATTCCTGTCGGCGGGGTGGCGGTAAAGGAATCCGTATTCCCCTTCAACAAGCTGGAGGGCGACACGGTGCTGGGGCCCGAGATGCGGAGCACCGGCGAGGCGATGGGCTTCGACGACAGCTTCGGGATGGCGTTCGCCAAGGCCCAGATCTCCGCGGGGATGGAGCTGCCCTCGGGCGGCAACGTGATCATCACCGTGAACGACCGCGACAAGCGCACGGTAACGCCCATCGCGCGGCGCCTGCACGACATGGGCTTCCGCATCCAGGGCACCGGGGGCACGGCCAAGTACCTGCGGCAGCGCGGAATTCCGTGCGACGCCATCTTCAAGGTGAACGAGGGGCGGCCGAACATGGCCGACCACATCATCTCGGGAAGCGTGGCGCTGCTGATCAACACGCCGCTGGGCAAGCAGAGCCAGTACGACGACTACGCGGCGCGGCGGGCGGCCATCACCTACAAGGTTCCGTACATCACCACCATGTCCGCCGCCGAAGCCGCGGTAGACGCCATCAGCGCCCTCCGCAGCCGCACCCGCGAGGTGCGCAGCATCCAGGAGCGCACGGGGCACCTGGTGGGGGGTGGTGCGCCCGCTGGCGGATAA